The proteins below come from a single Mesobacillus jeotgali genomic window:
- a CDS encoding C39 family peptidase, with the protein MDVDKLYLPLAAIIPLLLLFYLLIRKQNSMMKSILMFLFVFTSILGAFLMENVQASHVAKAVQSVKSWLEEPEPSAERAPVIIENEEPDIIPIKKQVILDAPVIWQMPELPRGCEVTSLAMLLQHQGVQTDKLTLAREVKKNPAQYRLNDGKIYFGDPNKGFVGNMYTYTEPGLGVYHKPIADLAEQYLPGKIKDLTGAELQELKIHLSDGRPVWVITNTEYKKLDESFFQTWYTPDGPVKVTMKEHSVLITGYDENFIYFNDPLTGEKNKKAPMKDFVEAWVQMGRQAITYLP; encoded by the coding sequence ATGGATGTGGACAAACTGTATTTACCGCTTGCAGCAATCATACCTCTGCTGCTCTTGTTTTATTTGTTGATCCGAAAACAAAATAGCATGATGAAATCCATCCTGATGTTCCTGTTTGTTTTTACTTCGATCCTCGGCGCTTTCCTGATGGAAAATGTGCAGGCTTCCCATGTTGCCAAAGCCGTTCAGTCAGTTAAAAGCTGGCTTGAAGAGCCTGAACCCTCTGCCGAAAGGGCACCTGTGATCATCGAAAATGAAGAACCTGATATCATCCCGATTAAAAAACAGGTAATCCTTGACGCTCCAGTTATCTGGCAAATGCCTGAGCTCCCAAGAGGATGTGAGGTCACAAGTTTGGCGATGCTGCTGCAGCATCAAGGGGTACAAACTGACAAGCTGACACTCGCAAGAGAAGTGAAGAAAAACCCTGCACAATACCGTCTCAATGATGGCAAAATTTATTTTGGCGACCCGAATAAAGGGTTTGTCGGCAATATGTATACCTACACAGAACCAGGACTTGGAGTCTACCACAAGCCGATTGCCGACCTGGCCGAACAGTATCTTCCCGGCAAAATAAAAGATTTGACGGGCGCAGAATTACAAGAGCTGAAAATCCACCTGTCGGATGGCCGGCCGGTTTGGGTAATCACGAACACGGAATATAAGAAGCTTGACGAAAGCTTTTTCCAGACATGGTACACGCCTGACGGGCCCGTAAAAGTAACCATGAAGGAGCATTCGGTCCTGATTACAGGCTATGATGAAAATTTCATTTACTTCAATGACCCATTAACGGGTGAAAAAAATAAAAAAGCACCCATGAAAGACTTCGTGGAAGCCTGGGTGCAAATGGGAAGGCAGGCCATTACCTACCTTCCCTGA